In Sesamum indicum cultivar Zhongzhi No. 13 linkage group LG8, S_indicum_v1.0, whole genome shotgun sequence, the sequence GTGTGGGGAGGGTTAACTCCCCACGGAGCAAAGTCTATACGTGCCATGGAAATTCCTAGAGTGTTGAGCCCTGGAATTTGGACCACATTTACTGGAGTCACCTTTGATCCCACCGGATTCGAAGTGTTTCCAGGCATGTGAAGACCACTGAAGAAGAAATCAGTTGCTTGTGCCATCTTGGCACCCTTGCATGCGAAGCCATTCACAAGAACTAGACCAtgcagaaaaaggaaaaaaaaggttaaaacTAAATAAGTAATTGAATGTAGCCAAgtaataaaatgattaaacgccaaattaatatatatggaacTTATAGAGCTAGTAATAATGGCTAGTTATATTCGTACGAGGGCCTTTGAGATCAGCAACACAGAGATCTTGAAGTGGGCTGTGGTCAGATGCCAAAGCAACTAAACAAGTTGCAATAAGGAATCCAAGCACAAGAAAAGGGGAGgccatttgttttctttctaaagataattatattgaagcTAGCTAGAGACGGTTCTGAATAACCTATTGTTATGTATGCTTCATTTCCTGAGTTGCATGGACAGAGGGTTTTATAGAATTGGAATACGAGAAATTAGTGGCAGTCGTTGCTGAGTAAATGCCGTCCTAGCTCCCTATGAATATTAATGCATTGTTTATGATGTAGATCGCATTGACGGggtcaagaaattaaaattaaataccatGCACAGCCCCATGTATCCTGTTGAACTGATCATTGTCTGTTTGCTGCCAGATTATAGTATCTTTGACAGAACTTCTCGTTTATCCAGATACATATGACAGGCTAATGTTTTTTAAAGTTTGGCAGCCTGTTCAAGaattgtgaaaatataattgttttcaAACCCAACTAAAAACTAGTTCTACATGTGGtaaaactttcattttttcaactttgtgCTAGTCAAATGAATAACTTCTTGGGATGAATTAACATAAGAACTCTGTTCTTTAATCActctgaattaattaattatatatatatatcgtgGATGAACCTTTGATCAACCATTCAGCCGCATTCACCATAACTTGTTTTGGGGTTAACTTGATCCTAATCCATCTCCATTCTTGTAATGCACTGGCCTCCAAATAAATACTTTCAAGCCGAccctttaatttttcaattatagaTTTGGTATTAGTTCTCATTGAATGGATACGATGATTTGTCCTACCCAGCTAATTTATCTCCAATTTCTTCGATGAGCAAACAAATTAGTtgatttatctaattaatatatggaAGGCCGTCGTCTTTACCTTTTCCACACGATTATTGTTTATCTAATTTTGTAATGGGCAGACGGCAAAAGTACTCAGCAGGCTTCTCATCACATTCAAACCTGGCTAGTTCCCGTTCTGTATAAATCCAGCTTTCCGGTGGGAATATTTCCCACCTCGATCACAAAGTACTTGAGCTCTCtagtaatttcatttttagccACTACAAAACGAAACAAGGAGGAGACCCCCATGGCATCCCATTTACTTTTCTTGGTCCTGATTTCAATTTGTTCAATTGCTTTAGCATCTGACCCAAGTCCTCTTCAAGATTTCTGTGTTGCTGATCCCAATGGCCCTGGTATGATTATGGCGACAATGATTTTTTCATTCCTTGAAGTTAATGATGAAAAAGTTTTAGGATGTGAATATCTAACACCTATCATGTATGATAAGATCCTTAATTATCCATCTAATCTGTCTGACCTAATCTTTCAGTGCAAGTTAATGGCTTTGCATGCAAGGATCCCAAGCTCGCACAAGCAACTGATTTCTTCTTCAGCGGCCTTCACTTGCCGGGTAACACCTCAAATCCCGTCGGATCCAAAGTGACTCCAGTTAATGTGGCCCAAATTCCAGGGCTCAACACTCTAGGGATTTCCATGGCACGTATAGACTTTGCTCCGTGGGGAGTTAACCCTCCCCACACGCACCCTCGAGCAACTGAAATCTTGACAGTGGTTGAAGGTAGCCTGGAAGTAGGATTCGTGACTTCAAACCCTGACAACCGTCTCATTACAAAACTACTTCAAAAGGGAGATGTCTTTGTTTTCCCTGTGAATCTTGTCCATTTCCAAAGGAATGCTGGATATGGAAATGCAGTTGCCATTGCAGCTCTAAGCAGCCAAAACCCTGGTGTGATTACTATTTCAAATGCAGTTTTCGGGTCGAACCCAGCCATTGCCAATGACCTTCTTGCTAAGTCATTCCAGACAGATACTAAGACCATTGATTGGATACAGTCCAAGTTTTAGACGGCCAGCCTCATCATTAAACTTCTCGTGCAACGGAATTTATGATCATAGGAATTAgcacttgtaatttttttccactGGCTGTTTGTTTATTTGAATTCTTTGCAATTATACTGttatttctgtttttcaaTCCGGAATGAATATTGGTGATGTATTTTTTCCCCATGCTTTGActgattttcaaaaattaattgttcaaTTAGGTAACCTTGTAATCATGTCCCCTAGTGTGTTATTGCGTGTGTTTATGGCTCCTCGTCATACATTTTTAAAactcaattatattaattccaAAACAACCCAACCAATCTATCTCATATTTTGATTTctgataaaaacaaatttacaatgtcaatatcatcataattattctgaaagattacaaatttatttaataattaaaatttatggccacaagaataaattagagattacaaaatttgtaataagaCTTAAAAAGACTGTACATAATATGAATATAGTACAATTTCCTTTAAAAATGCACTAACTAGTGATGAACTAAAGGATGAGATGGACCGGAATGAATTTCAGTCTTATCGCATAGATAGGATTTTCTTACTGC encodes:
- the LOC105167249 gene encoding putative germin-like protein 2-1, producing the protein MASPFLVLGFLIATCLVALASDHSPLQDLCVADLKGPLLVNGFACKGAKMAQATDFFFSGLHMPGNTSNPVGSKVTPVNVVQIPGLNTLGISMARIDFAPWGVNPPHTHPRATEILTVIEGSLEVGFVTSNPDNRLITKLLQKGDVFVFPVNLVHFQRNTGHGNAVAIAALSSQNPGVITISNAVFGSNPAIANDLLAKSFQTDTKTVNWIQSKF
- the LOC105167250 gene encoding putative germin-like protein 2-1, with product MASHLLFLVLISICSIALASDPSPLQDFCVADPNGPVQVNGFACKDPKLAQATDFFFSGLHLPGNTSNPVGSKVTPVNVAQIPGLNTLGISMARIDFAPWGVNPPHTHPRATEILTVVEGSLEVGFVTSNPDNRLITKLLQKGDVFVFPVNLVHFQRNAGYGNAVAIAALSSQNPGVITISNAVFGSNPAIANDLLAKSFQTDTKTIDWIQSKF